One genomic segment of Impatiens glandulifera chromosome 6, dImpGla2.1, whole genome shotgun sequence includes these proteins:
- the LOC124943555 gene encoding uncharacterized mitochondrial protein AtMg00810-like has translation MVIIDDDVSSISDLHTYLHQHFDMKSLGKLRYFLCLEIYDTIDGIYLFQTKYAYDLISRVGLTDSKIASTPLEADCRLTPLDGTTIKDPTFYRQLVGSLIYLTITRPNIAYVVHIISQLMTSPHTTNHSDVLRTLRYIKGTLLHGLHFSVDSSLIPIGYSDADWAGDPTDRRSITSYCFFLGDSLVSR, from the coding sequence atggtgATCATTGACGATGATGTCTCTAGTATATCTGATTTACATACATATCTTCATCAACATTTTGATATGAAGAGTCTTGGTAAGCTACGTTATTTTCTATGTCTTGAGATTTATGACACAATAGATGGTATCTACTTGTTTCAGACGAAGTATGCTTATGACCTCATCTCCCGTGTTGGTTTGACTGATAGCAAAATTGCCTCAACTCCACTTGAGGCAGATTGTCGTCTTACTCCTCTCGATGGAACCACTATTAAAGACCCCACGTTCTATCGTCAGTTAGTGGGCTCCCTGATATATCTAACTATTACTCGCCCTAACATAGCTTATGTAGTTCACATAATTAGTCAATTAATGACTAGTCCTCATACAACTAATCACTCTGATGTGTTACGTACTCTCCGCTATATTAAGGGCACTCTCTTACATGGTCTTCACTTCTCCGTTGATTCATCATTGATACCCATTGGTTACTCAGATGCTGATTGGGCAGGCGATCCCACTGACCGACGCTCCATCACTAGTTATTGTTTCTTCTTgggtgattctcttgtttcccgGTGA